A genome region from Sceloporus undulatus isolate JIND9_A2432 ecotype Alabama chromosome 1, SceUnd_v1.1, whole genome shotgun sequence includes the following:
- the MDH1 gene encoding malate dehydrogenase, cytoplasmic isoform X1: protein MALERGVRILSKPIKVLVTGAAGQIAYSLLYSIAKGDVFGNDQPLVLVLLDITPMMTVLDGVLMELQDCALPLLKEVIATDKEEVAFKDLDVAVLVGSMPRKEGMERKDLLKANVKIFKSQGAALDKYAKKTVKVVVVGNPANTNCLIASKSAPSIPKENFSCLTRLDHNRAKAQIALKVGVTAKDVKNCIIWGNHSSTQYPDVNHAKVKVQGKDVGVYEAVKNDTWLKGDFITTVQQRGAAVIKARKLSSAMSAAKAICDHVRDIWFGTTEGEFISMGVISDGNPYGIPEDLIYSFPVVIKDKTWKLVEGLPINDFSREKMDLTAKELREEKETAVEFLSSA from the exons TCCAAACCAATCAAAGTCCTGGTGACTGGTGCTGCTGGACAGATAGCCTATTCTCTGCTCTACAGCATTGCTAAGGGTGATGTCTTTGGCAACGATCAG CCTCTTGTTCTTGTTCTGCTGGATATCACTCCCATGATGACTGTGTTGGATGGTGTACTAATGGAATTGCAAGATTGTGCTCTTCCTCTGTTAAAAg AGGTAATTGCAACCGACAAAGAAGAGGTTGCATTCAAAGACCTTGACGTAGCTGTCCTGGTGGGCTCCATGCCAAGGAAAGAGGGCATGGAAAGGAAAGATCTGCTGAAGGCTAATGTGAAAATTTTTAAGTCCCAAGGTGCAGCACTGGATAAGTATGCAAAGAAGACTGTTAAG GTTGTTGTGGTAGGCAATCCAGCCAACACCAACTGCCTGATTGCTTCCAAGTCTGCTCCCTCCATTCCTAAAGAGAATTTCAGCTGTTTAACTCGTCTGGACCACAACAGGGCAAAGGCCCAG ATTGCCCTGAAAGTGGGTGTGACTGCCAAAGATGTGAAAAACTGCATTATCTGGGGGAATCACTCCTCTACTCAATATCCAGATGTTAACCATGCTAAAGTGAAAGTGCAGGGGAAAGATGTTGGAGTTTATGAAGCTGTGAAAAATGACACTTGGCTGAAGGGTGACTTCATTACT ACTGTTCAGCAGCGGGGTGCAGCTGTCATTAAGGCCAGGAAGCTATCAAGTGCTATGTCAGCAGCCAAAGCTATATGTGACCATGTGAGAGACATCTGGTTTGGCACAACAGAG ggtGAATTTATTTCCATGGGTGTTATTTCTGATGGAAATCCCTATGGAATCCCTGAAGATCTGATCTATTCGTTTCCTGTTGTTATAAAA GATAAAACATGGAAGCTTGTTGAAGGCCTTCCTATTAATGACTTCTCCCGTGAGAAGATGGATTTGACTGCTAAGGAattaagggaagaaaaagaaactgctgtTGAGTTTCTATCCAGTGCATGA
- the MDH1 gene encoding malate dehydrogenase, cytoplasmic isoform X2, with translation MSKPIKVLVTGAAGQIAYSLLYSIAKGDVFGNDQPLVLVLLDITPMMTVLDGVLMELQDCALPLLKEVIATDKEEVAFKDLDVAVLVGSMPRKEGMERKDLLKANVKIFKSQGAALDKYAKKTVKVVVVGNPANTNCLIASKSAPSIPKENFSCLTRLDHNRAKAQIALKVGVTAKDVKNCIIWGNHSSTQYPDVNHAKVKVQGKDVGVYEAVKNDTWLKGDFITTVQQRGAAVIKARKLSSAMSAAKAICDHVRDIWFGTTEGEFISMGVISDGNPYGIPEDLIYSFPVVIKDKTWKLVEGLPINDFSREKMDLTAKELREEKETAVEFLSSA, from the exons TCCAAACCAATCAAAGTCCTGGTGACTGGTGCTGCTGGACAGATAGCCTATTCTCTGCTCTACAGCATTGCTAAGGGTGATGTCTTTGGCAACGATCAG CCTCTTGTTCTTGTTCTGCTGGATATCACTCCCATGATGACTGTGTTGGATGGTGTACTAATGGAATTGCAAGATTGTGCTCTTCCTCTGTTAAAAg AGGTAATTGCAACCGACAAAGAAGAGGTTGCATTCAAAGACCTTGACGTAGCTGTCCTGGTGGGCTCCATGCCAAGGAAAGAGGGCATGGAAAGGAAAGATCTGCTGAAGGCTAATGTGAAAATTTTTAAGTCCCAAGGTGCAGCACTGGATAAGTATGCAAAGAAGACTGTTAAG GTTGTTGTGGTAGGCAATCCAGCCAACACCAACTGCCTGATTGCTTCCAAGTCTGCTCCCTCCATTCCTAAAGAGAATTTCAGCTGTTTAACTCGTCTGGACCACAACAGGGCAAAGGCCCAG ATTGCCCTGAAAGTGGGTGTGACTGCCAAAGATGTGAAAAACTGCATTATCTGGGGGAATCACTCCTCTACTCAATATCCAGATGTTAACCATGCTAAAGTGAAAGTGCAGGGGAAAGATGTTGGAGTTTATGAAGCTGTGAAAAATGACACTTGGCTGAAGGGTGACTTCATTACT ACTGTTCAGCAGCGGGGTGCAGCTGTCATTAAGGCCAGGAAGCTATCAAGTGCTATGTCAGCAGCCAAAGCTATATGTGACCATGTGAGAGACATCTGGTTTGGCACAACAGAG ggtGAATTTATTTCCATGGGTGTTATTTCTGATGGAAATCCCTATGGAATCCCTGAAGATCTGATCTATTCGTTTCCTGTTGTTATAAAA GATAAAACATGGAAGCTTGTTGAAGGCCTTCCTATTAATGACTTCTCCCGTGAGAAGATGGATTTGACTGCTAAGGAattaagggaagaaaaagaaactgctgtTGAGTTTCTATCCAGTGCATGA